In a single window of the Papaver somniferum cultivar HN1 chromosome 8, ASM357369v1, whole genome shotgun sequence genome:
- the LOC113302725 gene encoding uncharacterized protein LOC113302725, translated as MILYEGLDHKTMAMVETLCGGNFQEKSADEGYKFLHEVAEKTQEWDAKEPIKKSAPNRNEVHRVDIKFDSDAKIAAVAKRIESLEQSQFSSKTFVDHSFDDNVIEQANALYQDNHQRFDPYSNTYNPGWSRHPNSSWSKGQYQDQPSSNMLSGFTQTYPSLVESLKLLTQNTLQLSQDMRQFSQFQQSASQFQQTTQKLITNLEHQLGQLSSQLSARDKGTFPNQPRPNAKGTSEVNQSGVTPSDHVQAITTLRSGRVLGNQDPILEEIEQIRDSSSTSQATPSSNTEVGLNEKDEPEVSYIPRVPFPQRLLPKTKETQNSEILEVFKQVKVNIPLLDVIRQIPSYAKVLKDLCTVKRRLNVKKKAFLTEQVTSIITQNTPPKYKDPDCPTISCVIGDQTIKHALLDLGASVNLLPC; from the coding sequence ATGATTCTCTATGAAGGATTAGATCACAAAACTATGGCCATGGTGGAAACATTATGCGGGGGTAATTTTCAGGAAAAGAGTGCTGATGAGGGGTATAAATTTTTGCATGAAGTAGCTGAAAAAACTCAGGAATGGGACGCTAAGGAACCCATTAAGAAATCTGCACCTAATAGGAATGAAGTGCATAGAGTTGATATTAAATTTGACTCGGATGCTAAAATTGCTGCTGTGGCAAAGCGAATTGAGTCGTTAGAACAAAGTCAGTTTAGTTCTAAAACGTTTGTAGACCATTCCTTTGATGATAATGTCatagagcaagccaatgctctctatcaGGACAATCACCAAAGATTTGACCCTTACTCGAACACATATAACCCAGGGTGGTCGAGACACCCTAACTCTTCATGGTCTAAGGGTCAATATCAAGACCAACCAAGTAGCAACATGTTGTCAGGTTTCACACAAACATATCCTAGTTTAGTAGAAAGTCTAAAGTTGTTGACACAGAATACTTTACAACTTAGTCAAGACATGAGGCAATTTTCTCAATTCCAGCAAAGTGCCTCTCAATTCCAACAGACTACACAAAAATTGATAACGAACTTGGAACATCAATTAGGACAGCTGTCTAGTCAGCTGAGTGCGAGGGATAAGGGAACCTTCCCTAATCAGCCTCGCCCAAATGCAAAAGGTACTTCTGAGGTGAACCAATCTGGAGTTACACCTTCGGATCATGTCCAGGCCATTACCACTTTGAGAAGTGGTAGAGTTTTAGGTAATCAGGATCCTATTCTTGAGGAAATTGAGCAAATCAGGGACTCGTCCTCAACTTCCCAGGCTACTCCTTCTAGCAATACAGAAGTTGGTTTAAATGAGAAGGATGAGCCTGAGGTTTCATACATTCCTCGTGTTCCTTTTCCTCAAAGACTGTTACCTAAAACTAAAGAAACTCAAAACAGTGAGATTTTAGAAGTGTTTAAGCAAGTTAAAGTTAACATTCCTTTGCTTGATGTTATTAGACAGATTCCATCTTATGCTAAAGTTTTGAAAGACCTTTGCACTGTGAAACGCAGATTGAATGTGAAAAAGAAAGCTTTTCTCACTGAACAGGTCACTTCCATCATCACACAGAACACACCACCGAAATATAAAGATCCTGATTGTCCTACCATATCTTGTGTTATTGGCGACCAAACCATTAAGCATGCATTGTTAGATTTAGGTGCAAGTGTTAATCTTCTTCCATGTTGA